The Salvelinus alpinus chromosome 28, SLU_Salpinus.1, whole genome shotgun sequence genome includes a window with the following:
- the LOC139557778 gene encoding carbohydrate sulfotransferase 11-like isoform X2, with protein MSAVQASLRGRRELLEEACLTHTRKRRVLTPDDLRHLIVDDKHSLLYCYVPKVACTNWKRVLMVLTGDGRYHEPLAIPANEAHVAGNLRTLSEYSTSEINHRLRRYLKFLFVREPFERLVSAYRNKFTRSYNTAFHKRYGTKIIRRHRPHPEPEALEQGNDVSFQEFVQYLVDPRTQREEPFNEHWERIHSLCHPCFIHYDVVGKYETLEQDSRSVLRLAGADGEVRFPTSGKSTRTNGDMAAQFFHNISPFYQKKLYNLYRMDFLLFNYSNPEYLKFR; from the coding sequence ATGTCTGCTGTGCAGGCGTCTCTGCGGGGTCGGCGGGAGCTGCTGGAGGAGGCGTGTCTCACCCACACCAGGAAGCGGCGGGTGTTAACCCCAGACGACCTCCGCCACCTCATAGTGGACGATAAGCACAGTCTGCTGTACTGCTACGTCCCCAAGGTGGCCTGCACAAACTGGAAACGGGTCCTCATGGTCCTGACGGGGGACGGACGCTACCACGAGCCCCTAGCCATCCCCGCCAATGAGGCCCACGTGGCAGGCAACCTGCGCACGCTGTCAGAGTACTCCACCAGCGAGATAAACCACCGCCTCCGCAGATACCTGAAGTTCCTCTTTGTTCGGGAGCCCTTCGAGAGGCTGGTGTCGGCCTACCGCAACAAGTTCACCCGCAGCTACAACACGGCCTTCCACAAGCGCTACGGCACCAAGATCATCCGCCGGCACCGGCCCCACCCTGAGCCGGAGGCGTTGGAGCAGGGCAACGACGTCTCCTTCCAGGAGTTTGTGCAGTACCTGGTTGATCCccgcacacagagagaggagcccTTCAACGAGCACTGGGAGAGGATCCACTCACTGTGCCACCCCTGCTTCATCCACTACGACGTGGTGGGGAAGTATGAGACTCTGGAGCAGGACTCCCGCTCTGTGCTGCGGCTGGCCGGCGCTGACGGGGAGGTCCGCTTCCCCACCTCAGGCAAGAGCACCAGGACCAACGGGGACATGGCGGCTCAGTTCTTCCACAACATCAGTCCCTTCTACCAGAAGAAGCTGTACAACCTTTACCGCATGGACTTCCTGCTCTTCAACTACTCCAACCCAGAGTACTTGAAGTTTAGGTGA